From one Culex quinquefasciatus strain JHB chromosome 3, VPISU_Cqui_1.0_pri_paternal, whole genome shotgun sequence genomic stretch:
- the LOC6031156 gene encoding uncharacterized protein LOC6031156, translating into MDSVWQNIVTALEVDPAVADQWLAKLKEQYGQPGRHYHNEQQMLAKKLEHLAGASVCLQLATLFQYFHFDAGRDCAAENCDALKEFLASASVDNKALINNVLRLLGDATVESSDLPDDDVAFFQDLDLLILGHPPQEYKLYTEQLRKEYPEPASYNKMRLKILQSFSRIPFIYATKEFGDRYEQTARANIESEIKELESL; encoded by the exons ATGGATTCCGTCTGGCAAAACATCGTAACCGCGCTGGAAGTTGATCCGGCAGTGGCGGACCAGTGGCTAGCGAAGCTTAAAGAGCAGTACGGCCAACCGGGCAGGCACTACCACAACGAGCAGCAAATGTTGGCGAAAAAGTTGGAACACCTCGCTGGGGCCAGCGTTTGCCTGCAGCTGGCAACGCTCTTTCAGTACTTCCACTTTGATGCTGGTCGGGATTGCGCGGCGGAGAACTGTGATGCCCTCAAGGAATTCCTGGCCAGTGCCAGCGTAGACAAT aAAGCCTTGATTAACAACGTCCTGCGACTGCTGGGGGATGCAACGGTGGAAAGTTCCGATTTGCCCGACGACGACGTTGCTTTCTTCCAGGATTTGGACCTGTTGATTTTAGG ACACCCCCCACAAGAGTACAAGCTGTACACGGAACAGCTGCGCAAGGAATATCCCGAACCCGCTTCCTACAACAAGATGCGGCTGAAGATTCTACAGTCCTTCAGCCGGATTCCGTTCATTTATGCAACGAAGGAATTTGGAGACCGATACGAGCAAACTGCCAGAGCTAACATTGAGAGCGAAATCAAGGAATTGGAAAGCCTGTAA